In the genome of Lathyrus oleraceus cultivar Zhongwan6 chromosome 4, CAAS_Psat_ZW6_1.0, whole genome shotgun sequence, the window CAGGTAGGTTGCTCCCCATAAGTTGTAAGACTCGTGTTATTACGGTTAATCTCTTGGTTCAGTAATACTATCAGATATGTTACTGTTTAAAACCCTACTATGCAACCATTATAGCCGCGCTTCAGATTTTGGTCTAATGAAGATAGACAATAAAGGGAGGATCCTTTCATTCAGTGAAAAGCCTAAAGGAGCAGATCTCAAAGCAATGGTAATACTCATGTTTATCATTACTTCCAACTAAAATACTACAAGTTTCAAAAACTAGATTCACAGCTAATACTGCTTCATAATTTAGCAAGTGGATACAACTGTTCTTGGTCTCTCAAAGGACGAGGCTCTAGAAAAACCATACATTGCTTCGATGGGAGTGTACGTCTTCAAGAAGGAGATACTTCTTAATCTATTAAGGTACGGATCATTATCAGTTAAAACGTTAGGCTTTTCTTGTGGCTCACGTCATCTATCAATGTATTTTTTAAAATACAGAAATATGCACAAATATGTTGATCCTATTGCAAAGCTTGTTTGCTCAGTGCTACCAATTGATTTAATTTAGATGGCGCTTTCCGACTGCAAATGACTTTGGATCAGAAGTCATTCCTGCCTCAGCTAAAGAATTTTACATGAAGGTATGACTGAAAAAACTAGAAGAGAATGTGGAAACTTACCTTTGCATCCAGCAGAAAGTTCACTTTCACTTATTATGAATATTTACGGCAAAATTTTGAATGCAGGCTTATCTCTTCAATGATTACTGGGAAGACATAGGGACCATCCGATCATTCTTCGAGGCAAATCTAGCCCTCACTGAGCATGTGAGTGTCAGATTTATATGTACAGCAACAATTAATTGAGTTTCGATGCAATGAATTTAACAAGTTCAGTTGTAAAAGCTTAACTATTCAACATAATTTGAATTAACTAGTTTTCATTGAGATTTGAAAGAACAATTTTCTCGATATAAAATGTTAGCCACTTAGAAAAGCTTACTTTCTAAATTTTCAGCCGTCCAAGTTTAGCTTTTACGATGCAGCAAAACCAATGTACACATCAAGGAGAAACTTACCACCTTCGACGATTGATAATAGCAAGGTCATTCTACATTTCCCTTTGCACATACCATGTGATTACCACTTTTCTGCCATCAAATCTTAAATATCACTAGCATGTGTTCTTTCTTATGCAGGTTGTTGATTCAATCATATCGCATGGAAGCTTCGTGAATAATGCCTTCATAGAGCATAGTGTAGTTGGAATCAGATCAAGAATAAACTCAAACGTTCATTTAAAGGTTCAGTTTAACCATTCTACTAAGTACAAAAGATAACAGTGCATTTTGTTATCAGCACTAGCATAGTTTTTACATGTGCATTCATCTAGCTCTATTGTGTTATATTTGTATGCAGGACACAGTGATGCTTGGTGCTGACTTCTATGAAACTGAGGAAGAAGTGGCTGCACTGTTAGCTGAGGGGAGAGTTCCAGTAGGAATAGGAGAAAACACAAAGATCAAGTAGGAAATGCAACTCTCACTCTCATAGTAACGCTAGTTACTGTTATTAATATACAAGCTCATTTTTTCTCATATATTTGCAGGGATTGTATTATTGACAAAAATGCTCGAATCGGAAAGAATGTTACCATAGCAAACTCAGAGGTATGCTTTTAAAACTAATTTACAGTAAAATACTACCCTTGCCGTATAAGCATGAAACTATCATTAAATTTTCTATATAAGAGAACAAATaaatcaaaattaatccaaaaaaataaatCTAGACCCCTCAAAACATATAGTGAATTTGCTAATTGTATTACCTGCAGGGAGTACAAGAAGCTGATAGATCTGCAGAAGGGTTTTACATCCGTTCAGGCATCACTGTCGTATTGAAAGACTCAACAATTGAAGACGGACTCGTCATATGATAAAGTCACCAATCATTTGTTTGAACCATTTTGCCATGGATTTGAGGATgagatttttttattttatgaattgtaaaaataaaaataaaaaacacaatGGATATAAATATATTGGCATATCATCCATCTTATATTCCAACCCTGTCTGTCTTGACATATTATAGAAATTATTAACTCAAGTGCATATTTTACACAATAAAACATATTACACATTTGTTATTCATACTTTAATTGCAATCGCTTTACTCTATATGGATTCATTATCAAAGAAATTAGATTTtgtaaaatatatatttaattgcttttaatattaattattacttaatataaaaaaaaacacaaCAGAAATTTTAGTATTAGTTAAATaaattattcaaaattaaaaaaaaaaagtagTGATTTAAGATTAATGGCTATATGGCCCATAGAGGGGGGAAGCAGGTCAAGCTTCTGAATTTAGAGTGTATCTGGAAAAAAAAACTTATTGTGTATTATTTGTCTTATGGGATAATCATTTATGCAAATGATTAAAAGAAATGACTTATGATATCCTCAAATTATTTTCAACTTATTCCATAAACTCTAAAATAGCTTATAAAAATATAATATTCGAAGATTATTTAGTTTACTCAAGTAAGCTCTTAATTTGGAAAAAGAATCCACACATAGGCACTTATATTGAGAACTTCtattgtttgtttttctttaAAAGTCTTGTcgatatttttttatttgatcAAGTTTTGAAAGAAAATGCCCCTGCCAATTTAGTACTCACATATTGAAGAATATCCAAGAAATAATAATTAACAAAAAAAGGAACTGTTCAGATAAATACAATTTGAAGCACATTACATTATAGTGGATCAGATTAAAATATGTGAAGTTCCAGGCAAGGTTTATGGAATAAGCTCTTCACAAACAAACCTCAACTCATTTTCATATCTCTGCAGAACAAACCGCTCCTCAGAGATTATAATGCTTGTGACAGAACAGTTGACATCAGAAAAGGGTTTTCTACAAGTCCTCCCTGCTCGATGAAGATAATCAGTGGCAGTTTTGGGCGGATCAAAGTTGTATATGTGAGTCATTTCTGGAAAGTCAACTCCTCTAGCAGCTACATCTGTTGCCACTAGAAGATAGCCGCCACCTTTCTTAACCTCCTGATTCAAAGAAACAGAGAACGGTCGTTACCATCCCTTTTACACATAACTTGACTTGCATACACATTTTAACACTACCATCCATAAACTAGCATACTTATGGCCATAGTCTCAGGCTTAACGTGAATTTTGATGAGGTTTAAATCTGCTTAATGTGTATTTTTATGAGGTTTAAATCTACAACAATAGCACGCACATTAAACATCTGCTAATTTTAAAGCTAAGTATTAGCACAACTCTTGAGCTAAATGTCCCCTTGAACAAGGTAGTGAGACTCGAGATCCTATGCAAGATCGGGTAGGGGTAACAAGATTGTGAATCGGGGGATCATAACACGGATCATCGTAAGATCCTACCAAATTTAGAAGTTCATATATATTGCATATAGATTCATAATATGCATCTGAAGCAACATAATTTAGTAGGAAAAAAACTTCAAATAACACTAAattacttttaaaaaaaatttagaATGATAATATTCATAGAAACTAactcaaaacaactcaaacatTCAAACAGTAGCATATCACACCTAAAAACATCTAAAAAGAACCAGACCAGAACAGGAACAACACGACTGAAAAAGCTtcaaaacagaaaccaaacaACTCCAGCAGACCAGAACATGAAAACTTAATTGCACAAACGATTTCGCGGCGATTCCTCCGTTTCTACGCCTTTTCGCAGCAATTCCGGCCGCGCCTACCAAAACACGATTCCGGCCATACACCGGCACAGAGGGGGTTACAAGATTGAAAAATCGTCTGATCCTACGAGTTGGATCGCGATTCTGACTACCATGCCCTTGAGGATAAACCCTTGTCCTCGGCCAGTGATCCTTTTGATTTCTCTTAAAATTTAGCTGAAAGCCCACCCTTCCTCTCCAAGGCAACAATGTCAAAGATTTTATTAAAATGTTGTCCGTCCTTTAACCAATGGTTCCCAGTTAATCAGGTAGAATGAACCGGTGCAATTTGGTTATCGGAGCAAGAGTCACAATGTGACTCGAATATTAAATATTGTTTCAAACTCATATACATGTTGcattatattattattcactcGTGGATCAATAGTAAAATAAATTTGGATGGCAACCTAAACTGAAAAGTCAGAGATTACCAATAAAATCTTCTATCCATATCAATAAACTGAATGACACTTACCAACAGAGAAGCTGCTCTTGAATTGAAATTCATGTCATCTTCGAGAAGGAGGATATTTAAAGAACCATGATATGATGTCTTTAGAAAGTCAATCACAAGGGATGTGGATGGATCATTTCCAGTCTTTTTCGACTTCTCAGACTGCATAATAGAATATGTAATGTTAATCGATCGATAACTTTATCATAATACCCGAACCGATTCAAGCAGATATTAAATTCACACGTTTGGGCTAATAATTTCAACAGTACACCTGTCAAGTTATAAATAATGCAACCAACCAAAGTCCTATACCGCTAGCTTGAAAATCAAGACAATTGATCTCTAAATAAATTCCCAAAGTCCTATACCACTAGCTTGAAAATCAAGACAATTGATCTCTAAAGAAATTCCCAAGCATATGATGAATATAGAATTTAAACTGTGTTGGAAGATGATATGTTTTATTCATATTAGGCATAACTCATCCTTACAAAAAAAAACAGTTTGTTAGGTGAGGAGTGTCACTCTTTATAAACTTATTATAAGCCTTATCTTTATCCTATGTGGAACTTAGGTTTGATGTTGAATTAggagactaagagacatttgaataaaccgTGTGTCTTGAAAAGCACTACGGAGACTTTATTTTGTATAGAGAGATtataactaattacatgatatagtcgatgtgggactattcgatatacaaatattcttaatattatatttacaaatatcaacactccccctcaagcttgagcatataagtcaaatgcaccaagcttgttacatatataattagttCTAGGGCTTCGCAGAGATTTTGTAAACACGTCTgccaattgatcattagagttgaTAAAGTTTGTGACGATGTCACCTGATTCGATTTTCTCTCTGACAAAGTGACAGTCTATttcaatatgtttggtcctctcatgaaagactggatttgaagcaatgtgcaatgcgacttgattatcacaaataagtgtcattggtcttgcttcttcaatttgaagttccttgagcaactgttttaaccaaataagttcacatgttgCCGTTGCCATGGCCCTATACTCTGCCTCGGCGCTTGATCTTGCAACTAcgttttgtttcttacttttccaggatataaggtttcctccaacaagtacacaatacccagaggtggatcgtctatcaatgggtgaccctgcccaatcagcatcggagtatccaactatctgagtatgtcctttattttcatacactagaccttttcctggagcacgtttgatgtatctcagaatccggataacagcatccatgtgttcctgacaaggggagtttaagaactgacttaccacactaactgcaaaagaaatgtctggacgagtgactgtgagataattcaactttccaaccaatcttctataccttcctgagtcagatagaggctccccctgattgggtagtagtttgacacctggatccataggagtatcagctggtttagcattcaacaaacctgtttcttccaaaatatccatagcatatttccgttgagaaatcaccaaaccatctATAGATTGGGTTACCTCAATACCCAAGAAATAACGAAGTttaccaagatcttttgtctgaaATTGATTTGAGAGATGTTGCTTTAGCTGGAGTATACCCTGCTGATCACTACCAGTTATGACAATATCATTTACatacacaataagataaatacaccCTTGGGCTGACTGACGATAAAAAACAGAATGGTCAGCTTCACTACGAACCATACCAAACTGTTGTACTATAGTGCTGAATCTGCCGAACCAAACTCTCGGAGAttgcttaagaccataaagagacctgtgtaacctacacaccatattcgatgactccccctgagcaacaaatccaggtggttgctccatatatacttcctcttcaagatcaccctgtaaaaaagcatttttgatgtcaagttgatgaagaggcCAATGTCGAATGACTGCAATGGCTAGAAGAAGTCTAACAGATGTCATCTTGGCTACAGGCGAGAAGGTATCACTATAATCCAATCCAAAAATCTGAGTGTATCCTTTGGCTACCAAGCGAGCTTTAAATCGATCAATCTTACCATCTGGACCAACCTTCACTGTATAAAGCCAACGACAACCAACTAAAGATTTCCCATGGGGTAGAGGAACCAGTTCCAAGGTACCACTGCTTTGAAGAGcacacatttcatcaatcattgTTTGCCTCCACTCAGGGTGAGACAATGCTTCACCTGGAGTTTTAGGAATAAAAacagaagacaaagaagacaaacaagtatactgcaaaggggaaagacggtgataacataaatcaatataatgTGGAGAAGGATTTCGTGTTTGACATATACCTTTTCGAAGGGCAATCGGAAGATCAAACTCAGGTTGCAGGATCAGATCCGGTGATGGCGGAGGCGTCGGAGGAGAGTCTGCAATGCCCTCAGGGACAGGTATGACCTCAGGGACAGGGACGATAGGTGTTGGGTGACGACGCTGATATGTTTGAAGTGGTCGAGAAGTGGGTGGGTCAGGAGCCCTAGACTGATGGGGGATAATGGTAGGCGGGACATTAATAACTGCCGGAAAAGGTGTGGGAGTACTTTCTTGAATGGGTTCTGGAGTTACGTGACTGGACTTGAAATATGGAACCGACTCGAAGAAGGTAACATCGGCCGATACTAGGTATCGTTGTAGAGTATGTGAATAACAACGATAACCTTTTTGGGATCGATGATAACCAAGAAAGACACACTTTAGTGATCGAGCTGAGAGTTTATCAAGACCAGGAGAGAGATTGTGTACAAAACATGTGGACCCGAAGACTCGGGGAGGAATTGGGTGAAGTGGGGAATTGGGAAAAAGGATTGAATGAGGGATTTTATTGTTAAGGACAGATGAGGGCATGCGATTTATAAGATAACATGTCGTTAGCACAGCATCCCCCCAAAACCGAAGTGGAACATTACCATGGAGAAGTAGGGTCCGAGTGGTTTCTACAAGATGCCGATTTTTGCGTTCGACTACCCCGTTTTGTTGAGGTGTATGAGGGCAAGATGTTTGATGGAGAATACCATTGCGTGACATGAAATTTTGAAATTGTTGGGATAAATATTCACGGGCATTGTCACTTCTTAAGGTACGGATAGACACACCAAATTGAGTTTTTATTTCTTGATAGAATTGTtcaaaaaatagaaaataattcaGATCTATTCTTCATTAAGAATAACCACGTGCAAcgtgaaaaatcatcaataaaggtgACAAAATACCTAGACTCAAGAGTAGAGACAGTACGCGGGGGACCCCAAACATCGGtgtgaactaaagcaaaaggggACGAAGCTCGTTTATTGACTCGATTGGGAAACTGACCACGAGTGTGTTTCCCTAGCTGACATGACTCACAATGTAAGTGGAGAATCTTTGGCTGAGCATGTCTGAGATGACACTGAGAGGTAATAAAGGCCTTGAGACTCACATCCGACACCAATCGTCCGTCCCGAACTCCGATCCTGCAGGGTAACATTATTATTAGTGAAGGTGACACTACAATCAAGAGAACGAGTTAAACGACTGACTGAAAGtaaattaaatggacaattagGTACATAGAGGACAGAAGTAACCGAGAGAGAAGGTAGAATTCGAACAGTACCAATCCCTTCGGATCGGGTTTGAGAACCATTGGCAGAAGTTATAGTAGGTAAGAAACCGGATGTAGAGAAGGAAGAGAAAAGATTTTTATTACCGGTAACATGATCAGACGCACCAGAATCAAGGACCCAagatccaagagaagatgattgAGAGAGACAAGCAGATGAGAAGATGATTGAGAGAGACGAGCAGAGACAAGCAGATGAGAAGATGATTGAGAGAGACGAGCAGATGAATTACCAGTGTGTGCTACCGAAGCAGTAGAATCTAAGTTCTGATGATTCTGATACCACCTGAGGAAATCATCGTAGTTTGGCGTAAAGTTATGAGGAGTAGCCATGAGTATCGGATCTGAAACAATTTCCCTATAGAGAGTGGAGCGGTGGAAAAATTGTCGAGATCGGCCGTCGGACGTGCTGTCACGTGCGGATAGAGAGTGGAGCGGTGGAAAAATTGTCGGGATGCTGGTAGGTTACCGGAGAATTTTGAAAAGTGAGAGGCAAACCGGAGTGATGACACCTGGGGTCAACCTCCGCACGTGTCAACTGGGTAAAGTGAGAAGCAAACTGGTTTGTAAAAAAATTCTCACAGGAAGACAGTGGGTCAACCGGGCGAAGAAAGAATTGTCTCTTAGCAGGCTCTAGATACCATGTTGAATTAggagactaagagacatttaAATAAACCGTGTGTCTTGAAAAGCACTACGGAGACTTTATTTTATATAGAGAGATtataactaattacatgatatagtcgatgtgggactattcgatatacaaatattcttaatattatatttacaaatatcaaaAGATACTATTCAGACCACTCATCATTTATATTCACGCACCAAGTCCAATAGTGTGCGTGAGAGGATAGACTAGGAAAACCCAAGTCCCACGTAGAAAAGATATAAAATTGATAGGAGTTTATAAAAAGCAACACTCTTCACCTTATAAGATGGGTTTGCGAGGATGAGTTAGGTCAAATATAGAAACCTAACATGGTATCATAGCCTAGTCAAATACTACAATGTGGAAATTGAACCCCACACCAAACATGAAAGTGGGTATTGAAGTTGTATTGGAATCTCACATTGCAGAGGTTCTAagttgttatatatatatatatatatatatatatatatatatatatatatatatatatatatatatatatatatatatatatatatatatattgaatagAAAAAAATAATCAGGGTTACTTATTACAAATGTGAAGTTTGGTAACTATTTGCTTGTAATTAGTCATAAACTAAGGCATGTAATTTACTCCCAAAATGCAGCTTGTAATTCATTACCTTATATTTGCTTGAGAAGTAGTAGATTACAAAATGATCAAAAAGTAAGAAATAAGTAAACCAACAATACAAAAACAACAACCAAGTCTTATCCCACTAAGTGGGGTCGGCTACATGGATCAACTTCCGCCATAATGTTCTAACCAGGACCATGCTTCTATTCAAATCGTTAATCTCGAGATATTTTTTAATAACTTCTCTTATAGTTTTTTAGACCTTCCTCTACCTCTAGTTGTATGACTCCTCTCCATCTAATCTACTCTCCTTACCACATAATCTACAGATCTTCTCTCTACATGCCGAAACCACCTAAGTCTATTTTCCACCATCACAAAATAACACAACAGCATGGAAAAGGCTCATTCTTATGGCATTGAACAGTAATTATGAAAAAGCTGATGGCATtatgatcggtcaccattttcactatgttttcatCACTTATtcgacaagaaaccaaggattcTGGAATACGTTGGGCGTATTATGTCACATTTTAAGTTAGTTTTAATTTCTGTAAGTTATTTAAGCGTTTTAtcaatttttagttttatttcGTGTTTTCGGGATTTTATGTTTTGGTTGTCTGTTTTTATTCCCTCCAGGTTCAAGTAGAAGATCCAACGGACTCAATACAAAAAAGTCAAGAGTTCCGACATTCGAGAAAAGAGATTATTCAGTTACATGatgcctgacacggccacccgtgtcaggaTGAAGTCAAAACAAACTGCATAAGAGGGTCAAGACAGGGGTGTGACATGGTCACCCATTTCagttgacacgggccgtgtcagcccagCTGAGAGTGAAATAGAAGATGATGGCAAGGCATgggcctgacacggccaccaGTGTCAGCCCAGGTGCAAAATATTTCAATTTTTGAGCTTTTATCTGGGCTTGTGCAGCAAGGACGTTCTGGGGAAATATATGTGGTTAGACACTCTCATCCATTGAATAGAAAAAAATAATAAGGGTTACTTATTACAAATGAGAAGTTTGGAAACTATTTGCTTGTAATTAGTCATAAACTAAGGCATGTAACTTACTCCCAAAATGCAGCTTGTAATTCATTACCTTACATTTGCTTGAGAAGTATTAGATTACAAAATGATCAAAAAGTAAGAAATAATTAAACCAACAATACAAAAACAACAACCAAGTCTTATCCCACTAAGTGGGGTCGGCTACATGGATCAACTTCCTCCATAATGTTCTAACCAGGCAGGATCATGCTTCTATTCAAATCGTTAATCTCGAGATATTTTTTAATAACTTCTCTTATAGTTTTTTAGACATTCCTCTACCTCTAGTTGTATGACTCCTCTCCATCTAATCTACTCTCCTTACCACATAATCTACAGATCTTCTCTCTACATGCCGAAACCACCTAAGTCTATTTTCCACCATCACAAAATAACACAACAGCATGGAAAGGGCTCATTCTTATGGCATTAAATAGTAATTATGAAAAAGTTGATGGCATtatgatcggtcaccattttcactatgttttcatCACTTATtcgacaagaaaccaaggattcTGGAATACGTTGGGCGTATTATGTCACATTTTAAGTTAATTTTAATTTCTGTAAGTTATTTAAGCGTTTTATCAACTTTTAGTTTTATTTCGTGTTTTCGGGATTTTATGTTTTGGTTGTCTGTTTTTATTCCCTCCAGGTTCAAGTAGAAGATCCAACGGACTCAATACAAAAAAGTCAAGAGTACCGGCATTCGAGAAAAGAGATTATTCAGttacaggaggcctgacacggccacccgtgtcaggaTGAAGACAAAACAAACTGCATAAGAGGGTCAAGACAGGGGCGTGACATGGtcacccgtgtcagctgacacgggccgtgtcatcCCAGCTGAGAGTTTAATAGAAGATGATGGCAAGGcaggggcctgacacggccacccgtgtcagcccagACGCAAAATATTTCAATTTTTGAGCTTTTATCTGGGCTTAAACAGCAAGGGCGTTCTGGGGAAATATATGTGGTTAGACACTCTCATCCATTGAATAGAAAAAAATAATCAGGGTTACTTATTACAAATGTGAAGTTTGGTAACTATTTGCTTGTAATTAGTCATAAACTAAGGCATGTAATTTACTCCCAAAATGCAGCTTGTAATTCATTACCTTACATTTGTTTGAGAAGTATTAGATAACAAAAATGATCAAAAAGTAAGAAATAATTAAACCAACAATACAAAAACAACAATCAAGTCTTATCCCACTAAGTGGGGTCGGCTACATGGATCA includes:
- the LOC127138391 gene encoding glucose-1-phosphate adenylyltransferase large subunit 3, chloroplastic/amyloplastic; this translates as MAVSARGQIMLSSTVKLREPTMMASRNLKVMKFSNGEMMGRKIELHVGNNGCTKNVVRKNISMSLTADVANESKLKDIDMAKSDPRTVVAVILGGGAGTRLFPLTKRRAKPAVPLGGAYRLIDVPMSNCINSGINKVYILTQFNSASLNRHIARAYNSGTGVTFGDGYVEVLAATQTPGEQGKKWFQGTADAVRQFHWLFEDARSKDIEDVLILSGDHLYRMDYMDFVKDHRESGADITLSCLPMDDSRASDFGLMKIDNKGRILSFSEKPKGADLKAMQVDTTVLGLSKDEALEKPYIASMGVYVFKKEILLNLLRWRFPTANDFGSEVIPASAKEFYMKAYLFNDYWEDIGTIRSFFEANLALTEHPSKFSFYDAAKPMYTSRRNLPPSTIDNSKVVDSIISHGSFVNNAFIEHSVVGIRSRINSNVHLKDTVMLGADFYETEEEVAALLAEGRVPVGIGENTKIKDCIIDKNARIGKNVTIANSEGVQEADRSAEGFYIRSGITVVLKDSTIEDGLVI